The Candidatus Peregrinibacteria bacterium genome includes the window ACCTGTGAGTTACCTTTTACAGTAAATTCAAAAGGGGTTTGACCGGTTACACTAAGCATTCCATTGTTCAAAAACAAATTAAACACAAAGTAAAAAACGATCAAAACAAGTATCGTGACAAACACGATTATGTTGAATTTTCTAGGTGAGATCTGCATATTATTTTTTTGTATTTATTTAGCTTCAGAATTTTAGCATGTACAGATTTTAAATTCCACACTTTAAAATGGTTGCTTCGCACCTTACTCGCAACGCAAGCTTCCAGCGCGTCACGTCAATTCTACATTTTTAAAATGCTTAATCCACCATTTCGCATTATGTTGACCAAGTGATATGAAGTCAAAGCGTATTGAAGTGTATCTTTCTTGGCATATTTGAAGGTAACTGAGTCCTGCTTTTTTCACCCTTTTGCGTTTTTGAATTGTAAATTGCTCCACCCCTTCACCAAAATAATTTGAACTACGGAGCTTCACCTCTACAAAAACGAGAATGTGGTTTGGATCTTTCGCAATAATATCAACCTCCCCTCCACGAATATAAAAATTCCTTTCGAGGATTTCCCAATGATTTGATGTGAGGTACTTAGCAACTATTTCTTCAGCCGCAGCGCCGATTTCTTTTGTGGTTTTTTGGCCTGTTTTTCTCGTAGATTGTGGTTCGTTTTGCTGTGTCATATCCTGACTTCTACACTAGAAGATTAAAAAAACTTTAAAAAATCACCGGGAGTTTTTTTAATTTTACCTCGCAAAGCGATATAGCCTCGCCATCTTCTTATCTTTACCAAATCTTCATTATGCCACCTCGCCGTCTCACCACCTCACCCGTCCCCTTCACTTAATCCCCTTCATCAGAAGAAACCTCTCGTCCATCGAGTGCGCGATGTCATGATGCGCTTTGCAGAATGGCGCCATGAAATACGGATTGTGGCTGTGGGTCAGCTCAAATCGCTTCGTTCGATGAATCTGTTCAGCGTTTTTTTCGCAATTCCGCACCGCGCACTTTGTGCCGAATTCTTTTTTCAAAATTCCCTTAACTTTTCGTGGTACATACCTCGATACTTCTTCGCCATTCGCCATTTTTTCTTGCTCTTTTATAGCTATCTCTTGCGCAATCCTCGCCTTCTCCTCCGCGATTTCTTAGTTTCTTTTTTGTAAGAATTCATTGAACAATTCGTCTATTTTAAGCCCTTTTTCTTGCAATTCCAAAAGTTGGTTAAGCGTATTTTCGGAAAAATTAAGTTGAAGTTTTTTGCGCGCTGACCCGTTGTTCACCGCATTTTCAACTTTCGTCCCACAATCTGCTGCCACCTCAACTTCTCCTTCACTCGTTTTATCATCCTCGATCACCCAACAACCCTTGATTTCCCCACAACTTATTTTCTCACCTCCAAA containing:
- a CDS encoding YraN family protein; translated protein: MTQQNEPQSTRKTGQKTTKEIGAAAEEIVAKYLTSNHWEILERNFYIRGGEVDIIAKDPNHILVFVEVKLRSSNYFGEGVEQFTIQKRKRVKKAGLSYLQICQERYTSIRFDFISLGQHNAKWWIKHFKNVELT